In Candidatus Neptunochlamydia vexilliferae, one DNA window encodes the following:
- a CDS encoding DUF378 domain-containing protein yields the protein MKAISVIALILILVGALNWGLWGFFQFDLVAWLFGGNTSWLSRVVYAIVGLAGVWGLSFLGKCKALCCGGSKHKG from the coding sequence ATGAAAGCAATTAGTGTTATTGCATTGATACTTATCCTCGTAGGAGCCCTAAATTGGGGACTTTGGGGATTTTTCCAATTTGATTTAGTCGCTTGGCTCTTTGGCGGAAATACATCGTGGTTATCGCGGGTTGTTTATGCGATTGTTGGTCTTGCTGGCGTTTGGGGTTTAAGTTTCCTTGGGAAATGTAAAGCTCTTTGCTGCGGCGGCTCTAAACACAAAGGGTAG
- the gatC gene encoding Asp-tRNA(Asn)/Glu-tRNA(Gln) amidotransferase subunit GatC, which yields MSNLDKETIEHLTRLSRIRCSEKEVDTLLKNLQSILGYIDQMKEVDTEDVPVCNHVSEEIGMVVREDEVSESLPRETFLENSPSQVGGMIRVPPVIK from the coding sequence TTGTCAAATTTAGATAAGGAAACGATTGAGCATCTCACCCGCCTTAGCCGGATCCGCTGCTCAGAAAAAGAGGTCGATACCCTCCTCAAAAACCTCCAGTCGATTTTGGGATATATCGACCAGATGAAAGAGGTCGATACCGAAGATGTCCCCGTCTGCAACCACGTGAGTGAAGAGATCGGGATGGTTGTTCGTGAGGACGAAGTAAGCGAATCCCTTCCAAGAGAAACCTTCCTAGAAAATAGCCCCTCCCAGGTGGGAGGAATGATCCGAGTCCCCCCTGTTATAAAGTAA